The genomic DNA GCtccttatttattaatttattgtcATTATACTTAAATCCTTCTAATGCTCTCGAATTAACTGGTTCAGATAGGAGATTAATAATGCTCTCTTTCATTtgagtatatttattttctggCAATATTTTGACCAtcaaaatgcaaaaaatggTTTGATCCTTGGTTAATTCcagatttttctttttagaaTTCTCTTcgctttttctttcttccgGGGGAGAACTCCGCAAAAAAGGATTTCCACTTCCACGGCTATTACCACTACTATCATCGCTTACAACCCCCTTGGGTTTATGCGCGTCATAAGGGAGCAAATTTTCAGCTACGTCAATATCCCTGGCAAATTCGTCATACGTAAACACATTGCTACTTCCGTCTTTATCGTTCatgtaaattaatttttttaaaaataaatctgaTTTGGAGTAATCATTTGGACCTATACGTAGGTACGGATTTAAGATAAACTCGAATTCAACTAAGTTTATGAAACTTCCATTTTGAAGagatttaatattaaattcaGGGGAATATCCTATTTCAAtttgaagaaataaattattgccCGTTAATAAAGAagtgcatttttttaaataaaattctgTAAAAAATAAGCCAAAATCGTGAGCACGCAATATTTCATTACTTGCTTTATCATAATATGCATATCCATTAACTGTTAGCACAAACAATTTTTCAAGTGCTTCTCTGGTGAGAGCACTACCACTGCTGCTGTTACTGATACTACCACTACTACCACTACTACCatttggtaaaaaaaaattattactttgtgaatattttatgtacagGTCagcacttttttttataacttcaGACAGGGAATTATTCACAATACGTGTAAACGCTTCAagattattttgttttaacaaattaattaatacCTTAGcactttttatatgaaaaacaaaaatttcactttgtatattttttaatgctgATATGGTTGATAAGCTATTGAGATACACACTATACTCTCTTACGTAACTTATGTCCGTACTTATAGCGACcaactttttattattctcatCATTACACACTTGCTCACGGTTAAtactattaaataaatacttcGAATGTAGGGCATAATTTAGAGCATACAGTATACAAGTGGTGCATGTTATTGGTAAGACTTTTTTTGGAAGCATGCTTAGGGACGATAGAGCACACCTCCTTGTGGTTAATGCTGCACAGTTGTTTTGTTCATTCCAgcattctttaaaaattaaatcgATCCAGGTAAAATATTTGATCTCTTTTCTTCTTATGTCTGTTAAGATGTTTCCCAACTGTAACGTGAACGGGGAGAGGGGATATGCAATTGCATGTTTCTCATGCTCACTGGggataaatatgtatacgtatatgtacacacacgCGCGCACAAACATATGCACATGCATAGGTACATACATGCTTATACATGTACCCCCACGTAGAGTGTATATAGGAATAAACAGATTTCAATGCAGTAAAAGATGACAACGACTTAGGATAAAGCACATTTGTGTGTAGATTACCCCAACGACGGTGCTTCTAACATCCTGAAGGTCAAATCCTTTTTGctcttttataattttattttttccaatttcTTCATTGAATAAATGTATTAGACCATCAagtaatttttcatatattattttttgtgaaaAGCCCTTCAAAAAATATGGTATGTTCAGCTGTACCAGCAAGAAGAAGGCTAGAAGCGTGTTTCCATCCAAATCGTCTAATGAAACCTCGTTGTTTATGGCACATGCCACATTTGCCTAAAAAGAGAAAGCTCACGcgcacacatacatatatacttatatacatacacacatatatatacatatacacatatatatacatatacacatatatatacatatacatatatatacatatacatatatatacatatacatatatatacatatacatatatatacatatacatatatacgcatacatatacgtatacacatGCAATGACTCATATTGGAGGTTGTGTCCATATATTCACATGCGcgaaattttttcttctcttttaaGTAATGCCAAGTGTGGAATATAGTTACTATAAACCacaagcatatatatgttcccttgggaaaaataaaataataaaagttattaaattaaactgtgcatattcttttttttttcttaaaatagtatatatgtGAACAGTTCAATAAGAAGCGCTTAATAAAACTGCTTCCTCGTTTTTTTAACTGTTTCTCATTTGATGTAGCATGgtacaaataaaattggaaaaaagcattctcttaaatatatttttgcattcGACATTCACAATTCaacattttgtattttttattatttatatttttttttatatttttttttatatttttttttatatttttttttatatttttttttataattttttttatatttttttttataatttttgttttgtactttttttcatatttttatatttttatttttttattttctcttacTTGATTTAACCACCTCAGAACGCAGCATAATGTCACAGCGTAGGTGAACATCaattgttttttcatttttttttcacttcaATCATGAGAACCGATTATGTTTTTAGTTTATACAtgattatgtttatatacatattttcaattttatgaCTTGCATCAATATACTTATGAAAAAACATTCAAACTACATGTAACGTTGCTCGGTATATTTGGTCAATAGCAATTTTGTGAATACACATATGCAAAGATCACGTCTGACAAATACacagttttattttttgtccTTTCTCATCGGATGTTATGAGAATAAAGCAGTTCCATAGAAATGATTAACATAATTTGTTCGCCATTTCGCCATTTCGCCATTTcgctttttcattttttttttttttttttttttttttttttctgttgaACTGTATTTAAGTGCCGCGGTTGAATTGCTCTGTCTTTCACTTCATCTTACTTGTCTcttccctttttattttttaatagacCCTGCATGTAACATTGATCTACATATAACTCATGAGCTGCTTACATATAACCTCGAACTAcccatttaaattttactaaATGGGTAATTGTTATTttgaaacataaaaaaaattaaattccaTAAGTTtattaacagaaaaaaaaaataaataaataaaataaaataaataaagcaaataaagcaaataaaGCAAATGAAGCAAATGAAGCaaataaagcaaataaagcaaataaagcaaatgaagcaaataaagcaaataaagcaaataaagcaaataaagcaaataaagcaaataaagcaaataaagcaaataaagcaaataaagcaaataaagcaaataaagcaaataaagcaaataaagcaaataaagcaaataaagcaaataaagcaaatgaagcaaataaagcaaataaagtaaatgaagaaaattaagaaaattaattaaataaaacaaataaagcTAATAAAGCGAATTACtgcctttttaattttgtttatatatgtatcttttccttttttaattacatttgCATGAACCAAATCgccttaaaaatatgaacaaacaaGCAAGAACAATGGCAAAGAGAACAATGTAACGAATCTTGAAAAGATGTTTTCTCCTATCACCATCAAACAGATGTTAACATTATggtttgtctttttttttttttttttcttaattaagCTACAATATGtggtaagaaaaaaaaaaaaaattttgtctCATTTTGATAGTACTGTGGTGATTACAGATggtgggaaaaaaaaataaaataaaggaaaagggGAATGTTCATGAGACGTTGAATTGCAAAATATGTGTGCAGGAGTACAACATAAGGCTACAATACATAT from Plasmodium brasilianum strain Bolivian I chromosome 10, whole genome shotgun sequence includes the following:
- a CDS encoding hypothetical protein (conserved Plasmodium protein); protein product: MLRSEVANVACAINNEVSLDDLDGNTLLAFFLLVQLNIPYFLKGFSQKIIYEKLLDGLIHLFNEEIGKNKIIKEQKGFDLQDVRSTVVGLGNILTDIRRKEIKYFTWIDLIFKECWNEQNNCAALTTRRCALSSLSMLPKKVLPITCTTCILYALNYALHSKYLFNSINREQVCNDENNKKLVAISTDISYVREYSVYLNSLSTISALKNIQSEIFVFHIKSAKVLINLLKQNNLEAFTRIVNNSLSEVIKKSADLYIKYSQSNNFFLPNGSSGSSGSISNSSSGSALTREALEKLFVLTVNGYAYYDKASNEILRAHDFGLFFTEFYLKKCTSLLTGNNLFLQIEIGYSPEFNIKSLQNGSFINLVEFEFILNPYLRIGPNDYSKSDLFLKKLIYMNDKDGSSNVFTYDEFARDIDVAENLLPYDAHKPKGVVSDDSSGNSRGSGNPFLRSSPPEERKSEENSKKKNLELTKDQTIFCILMVKILPENKYTQMKESIINLLSEPVNSRALEGFKYNDNKLINKELIEILGESYNNPYTNIKRRTNHFGYRINKSDIHSIEKMILDGHKLVQIAFHNFISIPLNMRKKIYSANQMFSLFEHRYHYLNGWDTQILFIKKIHPEDIIEKSFTVYSNDKSNNHFWFIICCGIISLFIIIVCFIFYKYIFQKKFNFSLLFKKRKTKKHKYSTFTTRYKYHKHNSKFAKYSKEKIQHVDKEELRHLIRRKTKFSAKHHRRSKKKNTATHNEMSKKKDHPPSRDYFLEEITPNYEFK